DNA from Quercus lobata isolate SW786 chromosome 1, ValleyOak3.0 Primary Assembly, whole genome shotgun sequence:
TCCAGATTTCATTCTTCTCCTTTATTTTGCTTTCAAGGGAATGCTCATGCAGTCATGTGCAGCGACCTAGAGGCACTCTTTTGCCTTCATGTGTTGTCCAGGAAGTTTTCTATAAatcctttcttttcctctggGTAAGTTGCTTCTGCATTTGCTAGTGCACTGGCTTACAAAAGTGGAGTGAATGTCCTTATGTTTTGCTTGATAGTTTTTCCTTACTTAAACCTTTCACTACACATATGAAAAAGAACAATAAATAAAGCCAAGAAAACTAAGTGCTCCCGCAAACATCCAAGGGGGTGAAGGACTCTTTAAGTAGTTTAAATGAGGACTATAACCAGTCTTGAAGCCGCCAGACTTCCACATTTTGCCAATAGTTCATATGTTGAACATATATAATCAGTGGAGTTGCTCTCCcgaaacaaacatgtttttgatacCTTTCGTGCaatcaaaacacacaaacacattcTATTTGCCACAAAACATTGAAGAATCCAATCAACCACACATTCTATTTACCCAGGGCCGGCTGAATGATGGAGCAAGAAATGcggtcgcctaaggccccaagtaaaaaaaaggcccccaaattttaaacaataaggttatttattatgaataaataaaataatattttttttaccaaatgaaaaacaaataaaaaatagagaaaaatgcaacgtttacaatatttttcacaacacttttacaactaatgctaagtagcaggttgttacagcctgttattgatggcaaaaaaataattatagtgatattttcaaatagaaaacaaaaacaatttaaaacctaggatttgttgtaaaaaatattgtgaatgttgcacttctaaaaaaaatatgagtttagTTAGCAAGCTTTTACTAGCTTTCATCTAAGTCTACCACTAACACCACTCTTTTACTTACTACTATCAATCTACATCATCAACAAGTATGacaaattttgtcaaattttttctgtctataaaatttctttttttttttttttacgtagttcatgttaattagtagtaattttgcatttaaaacaaGATGATCAATTTTtgccttaggcccccaaatgcatcaagccgcccTTGTATTTACCATCAAAATTTCAgtataatatcaatcaaataccCAAGTACCTCTTTCTTTCAATTCATGAAAATTAACATGAAATATGCACAtcaagaaatcaagaaaaaggaagaaggaagatggaagatggaaaaaaaaatgtgacagTACACATATCATACTTGTGCATGTAGAATTGCAATTCATGAGAATGAAAATGTTACAAGGCAGTgctgcttttaaaaaaaaaatccagataCTGCACATTTGTAGGctaatccaaaacccaaaatcatagCCATAAATATTCCAACTTGAGTACATTGCCGAATTTATGAAAGTGGAAAATTATCGAACGAAAGAAAAGTTTGAATGTGTGTTGCGTTTAGAGATCTCAACAAGGCTAGCCTAAGTATGAATTCCCACTACCTTCCTTATAGGCACACCAATCAATGGAATGAGCTACTTTGACAAAATCAAGGAATATTTAATGAATCCTTTAATAACATTGCCACcatcagtaaaaagttttttttttttttttttttaagtaataggCTTAGTAATTATTGTTGGTTTTAATTAACTTAAGGGTGAGGCTTGATATGTGTTCAAAAGTAGACATATGCTATAATTTCAATGGGTCCAGTACAACTAGATACTAGACCCAAATCTCAtccttaacttttttatttttttattttttttatttttttgtacttgaatAGGAAATTTGGGGTTTGCAGAACATAcacaaaaaactaattgatatctttgaatttgataataaaagagCAATCATCATACAATACAGTAGACATCATTGAtcatattatgattattattattattgttatactATGAAATTTTAGTCCTTATGATCATTAGtccttaaaattttatgattattattattgttatactATGAAATGGGAAACTTTGTAGAGTGTAACATTTCTTTTAAGGttaaaaagatataattttgattttagaatATTGAAAATCTGTATAATATCTAAAAGATAAAATGTAACATTTATTAATGCTACGTTAAGTTATATAAGTGTAACATTTTAGTCCTTTTAGTCCACTGTAGTCTGTTTAGCACTTTTCAGTCCTTTTGGTCCAggttggtccattttggtctatTTAGTCCAGTTCAGTTCAGCTCGGTCTATTTTGTTTCATTCAGTCTAGTTCGGTCCATTTTAGTCCATTTAATCAAGTTCGGTCGATTTTAGTTCACTTCGGTCTTTTTGGTCCATTTTAGTGATACTTTGGGATGAGAGCTTTCTTAGAAAAATGAGTTGTTTTATTGACAACTACGTCATATTCTCAGTATAATGTTGGTAGATTCttgataaaattacatttttttttatgttattaaaatattgtattttttctaatataaatGATGGATTTACTTatgtatgtttttctctttAGGTCATTCAAGACATATAGAtgattctcattaaaaaataaataaataaataaataaaaggacatATAGATGATGAATAATTTGTAAGGAGTACAAGAAACAAAATGCATTATgtttcattaaaagaaaaaatgcttacaaaattaaaacacaatcaaataaaaaatatagataacttgatttaggaaatataattgtaagaGCACAACAGAATGGGccaagcccacttagaatagtggTACTCAACATTTTCTGTCCAACACAATTAATTTGTAAGAAAGTGGGCTTTCAATGTCAACTATAATGCTAAGTAGGATTCAAGCGTGAAATTAAGGATGTAATGACTCTTTATGTGAAAAGATGAAGTAATGAAACATAGATTTAGCATAAACTCTTCATTGGGCCTGTTTGAGGATAGATTGTTCTAATAAAATTAATGTCAATCTCTCCACAATCTGATActcaattctttcttttcaatttctatCCTTCCACCCCTTTCCTAGAGGGGTTCTTTTCCCTTATATAATCTTTTCTAATACATCTCAACCCTTCACCTGTATGTTTTAAGGGAATAACTGGGATGCTTGACCCATAAAGACCCTTCTGGAGGTGGTAGAGAATGTCGTGAACTATGAAGTTGTTGTTCGAGTGTCTTTTCCTCATAAATACGGCTGACTTAGTAGGTACAGTGCAttgaatgtggaggtgatggCCACCTTTCCAGATATTTCCTTTCTTCTGTGTTTGCATGTCTCTGTTGTCTTCCTTAGTGTTTTACTTTCTGGTGCAAGAAGCCAACTAAGAAATTCTCGAGATGCATTTGCTCCTCGGACGACGGGTCCATCAGCCTCCCTTCCTCGGACATCTGTTCATAGGTTTAGTCCGAATTAGTGTTGTCTTCATGTCTTCCCTCCTCTGACTTAGTCCACGTGTCAGACCTGGATTGGTGCGTGGATGGGCCTTAGCTCATCCACAGATAGGGCATTGTCCTGTGCTTGGATCCCTCTCTCCCACAATAATATATGATACTTTGCTAATCATATAATTTTAAGAAAGGTTTGAGATCTCATCTattattttcatctttttttacttttttttttttttttttggttttgttttgtttttttatatgtagtggggtggggaaaaaaaaaaaaaaaaaaagagacgtGATTTTGTTTGTGGGAAgtggaaaggaaaaaagaatcgAGATTGAGATGAAGAAGGCGCAGAGTGAAGCAAAGGAGGTGGAAGAGCTGCTACAAGCAGCTCAGGACGAATTGCTTCTCAAGCTTTCTCTCGATTCCCACATGTCCCGAGTCTCTCCCAACTACATCGACTCCGATCTCGACCGTCGCTTCCAAGCACTCAAAAAATCTCGACCTTCCTCCTCGTCCGTTGTTCCTCAATCTCAATCGCACAAATCGACcgacaacaacagcaacaactcCGATCTCTCTGCCAGATTTGCCGCTCTTAAAGCTAAGGGCTCTTCtccgtcttcttcttctgcagCTGTTGGTGTTGGTGCGGGTCCCAGCAGCAATATATTatacgaagaagaagaagaagaagatgatgaagatgacGAAGTGGAGAAGTTGATTCGGTGGGCCAAGGATGCAGCCCGTCTCGACCCTTCTCCTCcatctgatgatgatgatgatgatcaagATGAAGAAGACGACGACGAAGAAGACTATAAGAAAGATTGCCATGAAAAGCCTAAGGGAAATCATCCTCGTCGGAAATAAAGAcccattttctattttattttgattacaaCATTCTTCTTGACTTGTCCTTCATCATTGTTACCAAATTATCACTTCGCGACTATATCAAATAAATCAAAATGTAATTTCTTCGATTCCAATTGCCATTTGTTTCTGCTCTTGTCTTTTGGTTTGAATATTGTAGTAACAAATTCACctaattttattaaaacattTGTGGTTTCATCATTCCTTGTTTATCTCAACACTAAACACCAAAGAAAGAGCCAAGTCTTTCGAGTATGATACACGCACATTTAATGGAAGACCAATACTTGCCTACTGTACTGTCCTCTACTGTTATATCGTATTATGGTCCCACTATTTTAACCATAATTCACCACCATTTGTCCTTCACGCACACTACCTTTCAC
Protein-coding regions in this window:
- the LOC115957600 gene encoding nucleolin, whose protein sequence is MKKAQSEAKEVEELLQAAQDELLLKLSLDSHMSRVSPNYIDSDLDRRFQALKKSRPSSSSVVPQSQSHKSTDNNSNNSDLSARFAALKAKGSSPSSSSAAVGVGAGPSSNILYEEEEEEDDEDDEVEKLIRWAKDAARLDPSPPSDDDDDDQDEEDDDEEDYKKDCHEKPKGNHPRRK